A genomic segment from Saimiri boliviensis isolate mSaiBol1 chromosome 14, mSaiBol1.pri, whole genome shotgun sequence encodes:
- the PTPN7 gene encoding tyrosine-protein phosphatase non-receptor type 7 isoform X7 has product MVQARGGSSTAQPPTVSLGAAMTQPPPAKTPAKKHVRLQERRGSNVALMLDVRSLGAVEPICSVNTPREVTLHFLRTAGHPLTRWVLQCQPPSPKQLEEEFLKIPSNFVSPEDLDIPGHASKDRYKTILPNPQSRVCLGRAQSQEDGDYINANYIRGYDGKEKVYIATQGPMPNTVSDFWEMVWQEEVSLIVMLTQLREGKEKCVHYWPTEEEAYGPFQIRVQDMKECPEYTVRQLTIQAPEKKVDSALHPDPGSHALSPTQYQEESRSVKHILFSAWPDHQTPESAGPLLRLVAEVEESPEAAARPGPIVVHCSAGIGRTGCFIATRIGCQQLKARGEVDILGIVCQLRLDRGGMIQTAEQYQFLHHTLALYAGQLPEEPSP; this is encoded by the exons ATGGTCCAGGCCCGTGGAGGGAGCTCCACAGCACAGCCGCCGACCGTTTCTTTGGGGGCAGCCATGACCCAGCCTCCACCTGCCAAAACGCCAGCCAAGAAGCACGTGCGGCTGCAGGAGAG GCGGGGCTCCAATGTGGCTCTGATGCTGGACGTCCGGTCCCTGGGGGCCGTTGAACCCATCTGCTCCGTGAACACTCCCCGGGAGGTCACCCTACACTTTCTGCGCACTGCTGGACACCCCCTTACCCGCTGGGTCCTTCAGTGCCAACCACCCAGCCCCAAGCAGCTGGAAGAAGAATTCTTG AAGATCCCTTCAAACTTTGTCAGCCCCGAAGACCTGGACATCCCTGGTCATGCCTCCAAGGACCGATACAAGACCATCTTGCCAA ATCCCCAGAGCCGTGTCTGTCTAGGCCGGGCACAGAGCCAGGAGGACGGAGACTACATCAATGCCAACTACATCCGA GGCTATGACGGGAAGGAGAAGGTCTACATTGCCACCCAGGGCCCCATGCCCAACACTGTGTCGGACTTCTGGGAGATGGTGTGGCAAGAGGAAGTGTCTCTCATCGTCATGCTCACTCAGCTCCGAGAGGGCAAGGAG AAATGTGTCCACTACTGGCCCACAGAAGAGGAAGCCTATGGACCCTTCCAGATCCGTGTCCAGGACATGAAAGAGTGCCCAGAATACACTGTGCGGCAGCTCACCATCCAG GCACCAGAGAAGAAGGTAGACAGTGCCCTCCACCCTGACCCTGGTTCCCATGCCTTGTCTCCAACCCAGTACCAGGAAGAGAGCCGGTCAGTAAAGCACATCCTCTTCTCGGCCTGGCCCGACCACCAGACTCCAGAATCAGCTGGGCCCCTGCTGCGCCTAGTGGCAGAGGTGGAGGAGAGCCCTGAGGCAGCCGCCCGCCCCGGGCCCATCGTGGTCCACTGCAG TGCAGGGATTGGCCGGACGGGCTGCTTCATCGCCACACGAATTGGCTGTCAACAGCTGAAGGCCCGAGGGGAAGTGGACATTCTGGGCATTGTGTGCCAACTGCGGCTAGACAG AGGGGGGATGATCCAGACGGCAGAGCAGTACCAGTTCCTGCACCACACTCTGGCCCTCTATGCAGGCCAGCTGCCCGAGGAACCCAGCCCCTGA
- the PTPN7 gene encoding tyrosine-protein phosphatase non-receptor type 7 isoform X3, producing the protein MQLGCAWVAARRGGGRKLASCSLLSPQRQTDRQTDSWQEAAWGPQLLHEHEATSWGTGDAPAKTERKAGLGVEASFWPIRQAREQQRRALSFRQTSWLSEPLLGPAPHPSMVQARGGSSTAQPPTVSLGAAMTQPPPAKTPAKKHVRLQERRGSNVALMLDVRSLGAVEPICSVNTPREVTLHFLRTAGHPLTRWVLQCQPPSPKQLEEEFLKIPSNFVSPEDLDIPGHASKDRYKTILPNPQSRVCLGRAQSQEDGDYINANYIRGYDGKEKVYIATQGPMPNTVSDFWEMVWQEEVSLIVMLTQLREGKEKCVHYWPTEEEAYGPFQIRVQDMKECPEYTVRQLTIQAPEKKVDSALHPDPGSHALSPTQYQEESRSVKHILFSAWPDHQTPESAGPLLRLVAEVEESPEAAARPGPIVVHCSAGIGRTGCFIATRIGCQQLKARGEVDILGIVCQLRLDRGGMIQTAEQYQFLHHTLALYAGQLPEEPSP; encoded by the exons ATGCAGCTGGGGTGTGCGTGGGTGGCAGCAAGGAGGGGCGGAGGGAGGAAGCTGGCTTCCTGCAGCCTTCTCAGCCCTCAGAGACAGactgacagacagacagacagctgGCAAGAGGCAGCCTGGGGGCCACAGCTGCTTCA TGAACATGAGGCCACCTCTTGGGGAACAGGAGACGCCCCAGCGAAAACAGAGCGCAAAGCCGGCCTGGGCGTGGAAGCCTCCTTCTGGCCAATCAGGCAGGCCAGGGAACAGCAGCGGAGGGCCCTATCTTTCAGGCAGACCTCATGGCTGAGTGAGCCTCTCCTGGGCCCAGCACCCCACCCCAGCATGGTCCAGGCCCGTGGAGGGAGCTCCACAGCACAGCCGCCGACCGTTTCTTTGGGGGCAGCCATGACCCAGCCTCCACCTGCCAAAACGCCAGCCAAGAAGCACGTGCGGCTGCAGGAGAG GCGGGGCTCCAATGTGGCTCTGATGCTGGACGTCCGGTCCCTGGGGGCCGTTGAACCCATCTGCTCCGTGAACACTCCCCGGGAGGTCACCCTACACTTTCTGCGCACTGCTGGACACCCCCTTACCCGCTGGGTCCTTCAGTGCCAACCACCCAGCCCCAAGCAGCTGGAAGAAGAATTCTTG AAGATCCCTTCAAACTTTGTCAGCCCCGAAGACCTGGACATCCCTGGTCATGCCTCCAAGGACCGATACAAGACCATCTTGCCAA ATCCCCAGAGCCGTGTCTGTCTAGGCCGGGCACAGAGCCAGGAGGACGGAGACTACATCAATGCCAACTACATCCGA GGCTATGACGGGAAGGAGAAGGTCTACATTGCCACCCAGGGCCCCATGCCCAACACTGTGTCGGACTTCTGGGAGATGGTGTGGCAAGAGGAAGTGTCTCTCATCGTCATGCTCACTCAGCTCCGAGAGGGCAAGGAG AAATGTGTCCACTACTGGCCCACAGAAGAGGAAGCCTATGGACCCTTCCAGATCCGTGTCCAGGACATGAAAGAGTGCCCAGAATACACTGTGCGGCAGCTCACCATCCAG GCACCAGAGAAGAAGGTAGACAGTGCCCTCCACCCTGACCCTGGTTCCCATGCCTTGTCTCCAACCCAGTACCAGGAAGAGAGCCGGTCAGTAAAGCACATCCTCTTCTCGGCCTGGCCCGACCACCAGACTCCAGAATCAGCTGGGCCCCTGCTGCGCCTAGTGGCAGAGGTGGAGGAGAGCCCTGAGGCAGCCGCCCGCCCCGGGCCCATCGTGGTCCACTGCAG TGCAGGGATTGGCCGGACGGGCTGCTTCATCGCCACACGAATTGGCTGTCAACAGCTGAAGGCCCGAGGGGAAGTGGACATTCTGGGCATTGTGTGCCAACTGCGGCTAGACAG AGGGGGGATGATCCAGACGGCAGAGCAGTACCAGTTCCTGCACCACACTCTGGCCCTCTATGCAGGCCAGCTGCCCGAGGAACCCAGCCCCTGA
- the PTPN7 gene encoding tyrosine-protein phosphatase non-receptor type 7 isoform X4 — translation MSSISSLAFSTWTRSEPWVASLLSLFLLSASFLSSSTISTLYFAVTLTPDGLLPWVPPKRSCSSCSEHEATSWGTGDAPAKTERKAGLGVEASFWPIRQAREQQRRALSFRQTSWLSEPLLGPAPHPSMVQARGGSSTAQPPTVSLGAAMTQPPPAKTPAKKHVRLQERRGSNVALMLDVRSLGAVEPICSVNTPREVTLHFLRTAGHPLTRWVLQCQPPSPKQLEEEFLIPSNFVSPEDLDIPGHASKDRYKTILPNPQSRVCLGRAQSQEDGDYINANYIRGYDGKEKVYIATQGPMPNTVSDFWEMVWQEEVSLIVMLTQLREGKEKCVHYWPTEEEAYGPFQIRVQDMKECPEYTVRQLTIQYQEESRSVKHILFSAWPDHQTPESAGPLLRLVAEVEESPEAAARPGPIVVHCSAGIGRTGCFIATRIGCQQLKARGEVDILGIVCQLRLDRGGMIQTAEQYQFLHHTLALYAGQLPEEPSP, via the exons ATGTCTTCCATTTCCTCCCTCGCCTTCTCCACTTGGACCCGCTCAGAGCCCTGGGtggcctctctcctctctctcttcctcctttcggCTTCTTTCCTATCTTCATCCACAATCTCTACCCTTTATTTTGCCGTTACTCTAACCCCAGACGGCCTTCTGCCCTGGGTCCCACCAAAGAGATCCTGTTCTTCCTGTAGTGAACATGAGGCCACCTCTTGGGGAACAGGAGACGCCCCAGCGAAAACAGAGCGCAAAGCCGGCCTGGGCGTGGAAGCCTCCTTCTGGCCAATCAGGCAGGCCAGGGAACAGCAGCGGAGGGCCCTATCTTTCAGGCAGACCTCATGGCTGAGTGAGCCTCTCCTGGGCCCAGCACCCCACCCCAGCATGGTCCAGGCCCGTGGAGGGAGCTCCACAGCACAGCCGCCGACCGTTTCTTTGGGGGCAGCCATGACCCAGCCTCCACCTGCCAAAACGCCAGCCAAGAAGCACGTGCGGCTGCAGGAGAG GCGGGGCTCCAATGTGGCTCTGATGCTGGACGTCCGGTCCCTGGGGGCCGTTGAACCCATCTGCTCCGTGAACACTCCCCGGGAGGTCACCCTACACTTTCTGCGCACTGCTGGACACCCCCTTACCCGCTGGGTCCTTCAGTGCCAACCACCCAGCCCCAAGCAGCTGGAAGAAGAATTCTTG ATCCCTTCAAACTTTGTCAGCCCCGAAGACCTGGACATCCCTGGTCATGCCTCCAAGGACCGATACAAGACCATCTTGCCAA ATCCCCAGAGCCGTGTCTGTCTAGGCCGGGCACAGAGCCAGGAGGACGGAGACTACATCAATGCCAACTACATCCGA GGCTATGACGGGAAGGAGAAGGTCTACATTGCCACCCAGGGCCCCATGCCCAACACTGTGTCGGACTTCTGGGAGATGGTGTGGCAAGAGGAAGTGTCTCTCATCGTCATGCTCACTCAGCTCCGAGAGGGCAAGGAG AAATGTGTCCACTACTGGCCCACAGAAGAGGAAGCCTATGGACCCTTCCAGATCCGTGTCCAGGACATGAAAGAGTGCCCAGAATACACTGTGCGGCAGCTCACCATCCAG TACCAGGAAGAGAGCCGGTCAGTAAAGCACATCCTCTTCTCGGCCTGGCCCGACCACCAGACTCCAGAATCAGCTGGGCCCCTGCTGCGCCTAGTGGCAGAGGTGGAGGAGAGCCCTGAGGCAGCCGCCCGCCCCGGGCCCATCGTGGTCCACTGCAG TGCAGGGATTGGCCGGACGGGCTGCTTCATCGCCACACGAATTGGCTGTCAACAGCTGAAGGCCCGAGGGGAAGTGGACATTCTGGGCATTGTGTGCCAACTGCGGCTAGACAG AGGGGGGATGATCCAGACGGCAGAGCAGTACCAGTTCCTGCACCACACTCTGGCCCTCTATGCAGGCCAGCTGCCCGAGGAACCCAGCCCCTGA
- the PTPN7 gene encoding tyrosine-protein phosphatase non-receptor type 7 isoform X2, producing MSSISSLAFSTWTRSEPWVASLLSLFLLSASFLSSSTISTLYFAVTLTPDGLLPWVPPKRSCSSCSEHEATSWGTGDAPAKTERKAGLGVEASFWPIRQAREQQRRALSFRQTSWLSEPLLGPAPHPSMVQARGGSSTAQPPTVSLGAAMTQPPPAKTPAKKHVRLQERRGSNVALMLDVRSLGAVEPICSVNTPREVTLHFLRTAGHPLTRWVLQCQPPSPKQLEEEFLIPSNFVSPEDLDIPGHASKDRYKTILPNPQSRVCLGRAQSQEDGDYINANYIRGYDGKEKVYIATQGPMPNTVSDFWEMVWQEEVSLIVMLTQLREGKEKCVHYWPTEEEAYGPFQIRVQDMKECPEYTVRQLTIQAPEKKVDSALHPDPGSHALSPTQYQEESRSVKHILFSAWPDHQTPESAGPLLRLVAEVEESPEAAARPGPIVVHCSAGIGRTGCFIATRIGCQQLKARGEVDILGIVCQLRLDRGGMIQTAEQYQFLHHTLALYAGQLPEEPSP from the exons ATGTCTTCCATTTCCTCCCTCGCCTTCTCCACTTGGACCCGCTCAGAGCCCTGGGtggcctctctcctctctctcttcctcctttcggCTTCTTTCCTATCTTCATCCACAATCTCTACCCTTTATTTTGCCGTTACTCTAACCCCAGACGGCCTTCTGCCCTGGGTCCCACCAAAGAGATCCTGTTCTTCCTGTAGTGAACATGAGGCCACCTCTTGGGGAACAGGAGACGCCCCAGCGAAAACAGAGCGCAAAGCCGGCCTGGGCGTGGAAGCCTCCTTCTGGCCAATCAGGCAGGCCAGGGAACAGCAGCGGAGGGCCCTATCTTTCAGGCAGACCTCATGGCTGAGTGAGCCTCTCCTGGGCCCAGCACCCCACCCCAGCATGGTCCAGGCCCGTGGAGGGAGCTCCACAGCACAGCCGCCGACCGTTTCTTTGGGGGCAGCCATGACCCAGCCTCCACCTGCCAAAACGCCAGCCAAGAAGCACGTGCGGCTGCAGGAGAG GCGGGGCTCCAATGTGGCTCTGATGCTGGACGTCCGGTCCCTGGGGGCCGTTGAACCCATCTGCTCCGTGAACACTCCCCGGGAGGTCACCCTACACTTTCTGCGCACTGCTGGACACCCCCTTACCCGCTGGGTCCTTCAGTGCCAACCACCCAGCCCCAAGCAGCTGGAAGAAGAATTCTTG ATCCCTTCAAACTTTGTCAGCCCCGAAGACCTGGACATCCCTGGTCATGCCTCCAAGGACCGATACAAGACCATCTTGCCAA ATCCCCAGAGCCGTGTCTGTCTAGGCCGGGCACAGAGCCAGGAGGACGGAGACTACATCAATGCCAACTACATCCGA GGCTATGACGGGAAGGAGAAGGTCTACATTGCCACCCAGGGCCCCATGCCCAACACTGTGTCGGACTTCTGGGAGATGGTGTGGCAAGAGGAAGTGTCTCTCATCGTCATGCTCACTCAGCTCCGAGAGGGCAAGGAG AAATGTGTCCACTACTGGCCCACAGAAGAGGAAGCCTATGGACCCTTCCAGATCCGTGTCCAGGACATGAAAGAGTGCCCAGAATACACTGTGCGGCAGCTCACCATCCAG GCACCAGAGAAGAAGGTAGACAGTGCCCTCCACCCTGACCCTGGTTCCCATGCCTTGTCTCCAACCCAGTACCAGGAAGAGAGCCGGTCAGTAAAGCACATCCTCTTCTCGGCCTGGCCCGACCACCAGACTCCAGAATCAGCTGGGCCCCTGCTGCGCCTAGTGGCAGAGGTGGAGGAGAGCCCTGAGGCAGCCGCCCGCCCCGGGCCCATCGTGGTCCACTGCAG TGCAGGGATTGGCCGGACGGGCTGCTTCATCGCCACACGAATTGGCTGTCAACAGCTGAAGGCCCGAGGGGAAGTGGACATTCTGGGCATTGTGTGCCAACTGCGGCTAGACAG AGGGGGGATGATCCAGACGGCAGAGCAGTACCAGTTCCTGCACCACACTCTGGCCCTCTATGCAGGCCAGCTGCCCGAGGAACCCAGCCCCTGA
- the PTPN7 gene encoding tyrosine-protein phosphatase non-receptor type 7 isoform X5 yields the protein MSSISSLAFSTWTRSEPWVASLLSLFLLSASFLSSSTISTLYFAVTLTPDGLLPWVPPKRSCSSCSEHEATSWGTGDAPAKTERKAGLGVEASFWPIRQAREQQRRALSFRQTSWLSEPLLGPAPHPSMVQARGGSSTAQPPTVSLGAAMTQPPPAKTPAKKHVRLQERRGSNVALMLDVRSLGAVEPICSVNTPREVTLHFLRTAGHPLTRWVLQCQPPSPKQLEEEFLKIPSNFVSPEDLDIPGHASKDRYKTILPNPQSRVCLGRAQSQEDGDYINANYIRGYDGKEKVYIATQGPMPNTVSDFWEMVWQEEVSLIVMLTQLREGKEKCVHYWPTEEEAYGPFQIRVQDMKECPEYTVRQLTIQAPEKKVDSALHPDPGSHALSPTQYQEESRSVKHILFSAWPDHQTPESAGPLLRLVAEVEESPEAAARPGPIVVHCRGGMIQTAEQYQFLHHTLALYAGQLPEEPSP from the exons ATGTCTTCCATTTCCTCCCTCGCCTTCTCCACTTGGACCCGCTCAGAGCCCTGGGtggcctctctcctctctctcttcctcctttcggCTTCTTTCCTATCTTCATCCACAATCTCTACCCTTTATTTTGCCGTTACTCTAACCCCAGACGGCCTTCTGCCCTGGGTCCCACCAAAGAGATCCTGTTCTTCCTGTAGTGAACATGAGGCCACCTCTTGGGGAACAGGAGACGCCCCAGCGAAAACAGAGCGCAAAGCCGGCCTGGGCGTGGAAGCCTCCTTCTGGCCAATCAGGCAGGCCAGGGAACAGCAGCGGAGGGCCCTATCTTTCAGGCAGACCTCATGGCTGAGTGAGCCTCTCCTGGGCCCAGCACCCCACCCCAGCATGGTCCAGGCCCGTGGAGGGAGCTCCACAGCACAGCCGCCGACCGTTTCTTTGGGGGCAGCCATGACCCAGCCTCCACCTGCCAAAACGCCAGCCAAGAAGCACGTGCGGCTGCAGGAGAG GCGGGGCTCCAATGTGGCTCTGATGCTGGACGTCCGGTCCCTGGGGGCCGTTGAACCCATCTGCTCCGTGAACACTCCCCGGGAGGTCACCCTACACTTTCTGCGCACTGCTGGACACCCCCTTACCCGCTGGGTCCTTCAGTGCCAACCACCCAGCCCCAAGCAGCTGGAAGAAGAATTCTTG AAGATCCCTTCAAACTTTGTCAGCCCCGAAGACCTGGACATCCCTGGTCATGCCTCCAAGGACCGATACAAGACCATCTTGCCAA ATCCCCAGAGCCGTGTCTGTCTAGGCCGGGCACAGAGCCAGGAGGACGGAGACTACATCAATGCCAACTACATCCGA GGCTATGACGGGAAGGAGAAGGTCTACATTGCCACCCAGGGCCCCATGCCCAACACTGTGTCGGACTTCTGGGAGATGGTGTGGCAAGAGGAAGTGTCTCTCATCGTCATGCTCACTCAGCTCCGAGAGGGCAAGGAG AAATGTGTCCACTACTGGCCCACAGAAGAGGAAGCCTATGGACCCTTCCAGATCCGTGTCCAGGACATGAAAGAGTGCCCAGAATACACTGTGCGGCAGCTCACCATCCAG GCACCAGAGAAGAAGGTAGACAGTGCCCTCCACCCTGACCCTGGTTCCCATGCCTTGTCTCCAACCCAGTACCAGGAAGAGAGCCGGTCAGTAAAGCACATCCTCTTCTCGGCCTGGCCCGACCACCAGACTCCAGAATCAGCTGGGCCCCTGCTGCGCCTAGTGGCAGAGGTGGAGGAGAGCCCTGAGGCAGCCGCCCGCCCCGGGCCCATCGTGGTCCACTGCAG AGGGGGGATGATCCAGACGGCAGAGCAGTACCAGTTCCTGCACCACACTCTGGCCCTCTATGCAGGCCAGCTGCCCGAGGAACCCAGCCCCTGA
- the PTPN7 gene encoding tyrosine-protein phosphatase non-receptor type 7 isoform X1, with product MSSISSLAFSTWTRSEPWVASLLSLFLLSASFLSSSTISTLYFAVTLTPDGLLPWVPPKRSCSSCSEHEATSWGTGDAPAKTERKAGLGVEASFWPIRQAREQQRRALSFRQTSWLSEPLLGPAPHPSMVQARGGSSTAQPPTVSLGAAMTQPPPAKTPAKKHVRLQERRGSNVALMLDVRSLGAVEPICSVNTPREVTLHFLRTAGHPLTRWVLQCQPPSPKQLEEEFLKIPSNFVSPEDLDIPGHASKDRYKTILPNPQSRVCLGRAQSQEDGDYINANYIRGYDGKEKVYIATQGPMPNTVSDFWEMVWQEEVSLIVMLTQLREGKEKCVHYWPTEEEAYGPFQIRVQDMKECPEYTVRQLTIQAPEKKVDSALHPDPGSHALSPTQYQEESRSVKHILFSAWPDHQTPESAGPLLRLVAEVEESPEAAARPGPIVVHCSAGIGRTGCFIATRIGCQQLKARGEVDILGIVCQLRLDRGGMIQTAEQYQFLHHTLALYAGQLPEEPSP from the exons ATGTCTTCCATTTCCTCCCTCGCCTTCTCCACTTGGACCCGCTCAGAGCCCTGGGtggcctctctcctctctctcttcctcctttcggCTTCTTTCCTATCTTCATCCACAATCTCTACCCTTTATTTTGCCGTTACTCTAACCCCAGACGGCCTTCTGCCCTGGGTCCCACCAAAGAGATCCTGTTCTTCCTGTAGTGAACATGAGGCCACCTCTTGGGGAACAGGAGACGCCCCAGCGAAAACAGAGCGCAAAGCCGGCCTGGGCGTGGAAGCCTCCTTCTGGCCAATCAGGCAGGCCAGGGAACAGCAGCGGAGGGCCCTATCTTTCAGGCAGACCTCATGGCTGAGTGAGCCTCTCCTGGGCCCAGCACCCCACCCCAGCATGGTCCAGGCCCGTGGAGGGAGCTCCACAGCACAGCCGCCGACCGTTTCTTTGGGGGCAGCCATGACCCAGCCTCCACCTGCCAAAACGCCAGCCAAGAAGCACGTGCGGCTGCAGGAGAG GCGGGGCTCCAATGTGGCTCTGATGCTGGACGTCCGGTCCCTGGGGGCCGTTGAACCCATCTGCTCCGTGAACACTCCCCGGGAGGTCACCCTACACTTTCTGCGCACTGCTGGACACCCCCTTACCCGCTGGGTCCTTCAGTGCCAACCACCCAGCCCCAAGCAGCTGGAAGAAGAATTCTTG AAGATCCCTTCAAACTTTGTCAGCCCCGAAGACCTGGACATCCCTGGTCATGCCTCCAAGGACCGATACAAGACCATCTTGCCAA ATCCCCAGAGCCGTGTCTGTCTAGGCCGGGCACAGAGCCAGGAGGACGGAGACTACATCAATGCCAACTACATCCGA GGCTATGACGGGAAGGAGAAGGTCTACATTGCCACCCAGGGCCCCATGCCCAACACTGTGTCGGACTTCTGGGAGATGGTGTGGCAAGAGGAAGTGTCTCTCATCGTCATGCTCACTCAGCTCCGAGAGGGCAAGGAG AAATGTGTCCACTACTGGCCCACAGAAGAGGAAGCCTATGGACCCTTCCAGATCCGTGTCCAGGACATGAAAGAGTGCCCAGAATACACTGTGCGGCAGCTCACCATCCAG GCACCAGAGAAGAAGGTAGACAGTGCCCTCCACCCTGACCCTGGTTCCCATGCCTTGTCTCCAACCCAGTACCAGGAAGAGAGCCGGTCAGTAAAGCACATCCTCTTCTCGGCCTGGCCCGACCACCAGACTCCAGAATCAGCTGGGCCCCTGCTGCGCCTAGTGGCAGAGGTGGAGGAGAGCCCTGAGGCAGCCGCCCGCCCCGGGCCCATCGTGGTCCACTGCAG TGCAGGGATTGGCCGGACGGGCTGCTTCATCGCCACACGAATTGGCTGTCAACAGCTGAAGGCCCGAGGGGAAGTGGACATTCTGGGCATTGTGTGCCAACTGCGGCTAGACAG AGGGGGGATGATCCAGACGGCAGAGCAGTACCAGTTCCTGCACCACACTCTGGCCCTCTATGCAGGCCAGCTGCCCGAGGAACCCAGCCCCTGA
- the PTPN7 gene encoding tyrosine-protein phosphatase non-receptor type 7 isoform X6, translating into MSSISSLAFSTWTRSEPWVASLLSLFLLSASFLSSSTISTLYFAVTLTPDGLLPWVPPKRSCSSCSEHEATSWGTGDAPAKTERKAGLGVEASFWPIRQAREQQRRALSFRQTSWLSEPLLGPAPHPSMVQARGGSSTAQPPTVSLGAAMTQPPPAKTPAKKHVRLQERRGSNVALMLDVRSLGAVEPICSVNTPREVTLHFLRTAGHPLTRWVLQCQPPSPKQLEEEFLKIPSNFVSPEDLDIPGHASKDRYKTILPNPQSRVCLGRAQSQEDGDYINANYIRGYDGKEKVYIATQGPMPNTVSDFWEMVWQEEVSLIVMLTQLREGKEKCVHYWPTEEEAYGPFQIRVQDMKECPEYTVRQLTIQYQEESRSVKHILFSAWPDHQTPESAGPLLRLVAEVEESPEAAARPGPIVVHCSAGIGRTGCFIATRIGCQQLKARGEVDILGIVCQLRLDRWVCGCKQGQQR; encoded by the exons ATGTCTTCCATTTCCTCCCTCGCCTTCTCCACTTGGACCCGCTCAGAGCCCTGGGtggcctctctcctctctctcttcctcctttcggCTTCTTTCCTATCTTCATCCACAATCTCTACCCTTTATTTTGCCGTTACTCTAACCCCAGACGGCCTTCTGCCCTGGGTCCCACCAAAGAGATCCTGTTCTTCCTGTAGTGAACATGAGGCCACCTCTTGGGGAACAGGAGACGCCCCAGCGAAAACAGAGCGCAAAGCCGGCCTGGGCGTGGAAGCCTCCTTCTGGCCAATCAGGCAGGCCAGGGAACAGCAGCGGAGGGCCCTATCTTTCAGGCAGACCTCATGGCTGAGTGAGCCTCTCCTGGGCCCAGCACCCCACCCCAGCATGGTCCAGGCCCGTGGAGGGAGCTCCACAGCACAGCCGCCGACCGTTTCTTTGGGGGCAGCCATGACCCAGCCTCCACCTGCCAAAACGCCAGCCAAGAAGCACGTGCGGCTGCAGGAGAG GCGGGGCTCCAATGTGGCTCTGATGCTGGACGTCCGGTCCCTGGGGGCCGTTGAACCCATCTGCTCCGTGAACACTCCCCGGGAGGTCACCCTACACTTTCTGCGCACTGCTGGACACCCCCTTACCCGCTGGGTCCTTCAGTGCCAACCACCCAGCCCCAAGCAGCTGGAAGAAGAATTCTTG AAGATCCCTTCAAACTTTGTCAGCCCCGAAGACCTGGACATCCCTGGTCATGCCTCCAAGGACCGATACAAGACCATCTTGCCAA ATCCCCAGAGCCGTGTCTGTCTAGGCCGGGCACAGAGCCAGGAGGACGGAGACTACATCAATGCCAACTACATCCGA GGCTATGACGGGAAGGAGAAGGTCTACATTGCCACCCAGGGCCCCATGCCCAACACTGTGTCGGACTTCTGGGAGATGGTGTGGCAAGAGGAAGTGTCTCTCATCGTCATGCTCACTCAGCTCCGAGAGGGCAAGGAG AAATGTGTCCACTACTGGCCCACAGAAGAGGAAGCCTATGGACCCTTCCAGATCCGTGTCCAGGACATGAAAGAGTGCCCAGAATACACTGTGCGGCAGCTCACCATCCAG TACCAGGAAGAGAGCCGGTCAGTAAAGCACATCCTCTTCTCGGCCTGGCCCGACCACCAGACTCCAGAATCAGCTGGGCCCCTGCTGCGCCTAGTGGCAGAGGTGGAGGAGAGCCCTGAGGCAGCCGCCCGCCCCGGGCCCATCGTGGTCCACTGCAG TGCAGGGATTGGCCGGACGGGCTGCTTCATCGCCACACGAATTGGCTGTCAACAGCTGAAGGCCCGAGGGGAAGTGGACATTCTGGGCATTGTGTGCCAACTGCGGCTAGACAGGTGGGTCTGTGGATGTAAACAAGGCCAGCAACGTTAA